A window from Citrus sinensis cultivar Valencia sweet orange chromosome 3, DVS_A1.0, whole genome shotgun sequence encodes these proteins:
- the LOC102617160 gene encoding putative pentatricopeptide repeat-containing protein At1g02420: MIHQPLPLKYASKLSFLSKNATSLISRLYFSSDISPKNDDVDTIFRIITSSTSCKHLKQSLKSSEVNISNDLVDKILKRVRFSHGNPLQALDFYRYIDNRRGFFHTAFSLDTMLYMLGRGRRFDIIWDVLADTKRKDQSLISPRTIQVVLARVAKVCSVRQTVESFKKFKKLVPDFDITCFNALLRTLCQEKSMTDARNVYHSLKYDFRPNLQTFNILLSGWKSVDEAEGFLEEMREMGVKPDIVSYNCLIDVYCKDRQVEKAYKIVEKMRDEDISPDVISYTSIIGGLGLVGQPDKARDVLKEMKEYGCYPDAAAYNAAIRNYCIAKRLRDASGLMDEMVEKGLSPNATTYNLFFRVFYWSNDLRSSWNLYCRMMGTGCLPNTQSCMFLVKLCKRQEKVEIALQLWNDMVEKGFGSYILVSDVLFDLLCDMGKLVEAEKSFLEMIEKGHKPSQVSFRRIKALMELANKQEALQNLSNKMALFGPSMIPKREEYLAEMSASDSFSC, from the coding sequence ATGATTCATCAACCTCTTCCATTGAAGTATGCTTCGAAACTCTCGTTTCTTTCAAAAAACGCAACTTCACTGATCTCTCgtctatatttttcttctgatATCTCACCTAAAAACGACGATGTCGACACCATTTTTCGCATAATCACCAGCTCTACATCATGTAAACACCTCAAACAATCGCTGAAATCAAGTGAGGTTAATATCTCCAACGATTTGGTCGATAAAATCTTGAAGAGGGTCCGGTTCAGCCACGGTAATCCTTTACAAGCACTGGATTTCTACAGATATATAGACAATAGAAGAGGGTTTTTTCACACTGCATTTTCTTTAGACACAATGCTTTATATGTTAGGTAGAGGCCGTAGATTTGATATAATTTGGGATGTTTTAGCTGATACAAAGAGAAAAGATCAATCTTTGATATCACCCAGAACTATCCAAGTGGTTTTAGCTAGAGTTGCTAAGGTTTGTTCTGTTAGGCAGACTGTTGAGTCGTTTAAAAAGTTCAAGAAGCTGGTTCCGGATTTCGATATTACTTGTTTTAATGCTTTGTTGAGGACTTTGTGTCAGGAGAAGAGTATGACAGATGCTAGGAATGTGTATCATagtttaaaatatgattttaggCCTAATTTGCAGACTTTTAATATACTTTTGTCCGGGTGGAAGTCGGTGGATGAGGCTGAGGGTTTTCTTGAGGAGATGAGAGAAATGGGAGTGAAACCTGATATTGTTTCGTATAATTGTTTGATTGATGTATATTGTAAGGATAGACAAGTAGAGAAGGCATATAAGATTGTTGAGAAGATGAGGGATGAAGATATATCTCCTGATGTGATCTCATATACGAGTATCATTGGGGGTTTGGGCTTGGTTGGTCAGCCTGACAAAGCTAGagatgttttgaaagaaatGAAGGAGTATGGCTGCTACCCAGATGCTGCAGCTTATAATGCGGCTATTAGGAATTACTGCATAGCAAAGAGGCTTCGTGATGCATCTGGGTTGATGGATGAGATGGTGGAAAAGGGTTTAAGCCCAAATGCAACTACTTACAATCTGTTCTTTAGGGTCTTTTACTGGTCAAATGATTTGAGAAGTTCATGGAATTTATATTGTAGAATGATGGGTACTGGGTGCCTCCCAAATACACAGTCTTGTATGTTTCTAGTTAAATTGTGTAAGCGGCAGGAAAAGGTGGAGATAGCGTTGCAGTTATGGAATGACATGGTGGAGAAGGGTTTTGGGTCTTACATTTTGGTTTCTgatgttttgtttgatttgctTTGTGACATGGGGAAATTGGTGGAGGCAGAGAAAAGTTTCTTGGAGATGATAGAGAAAGGACATAAGCCAAGCCAAGTTTCTTTCCGGAGGATTAAGGCTCTTATGGAGCTTGCAAACAAGCAAGAAGCCCTTCAAAACTTATCAAATAAGATGGCTCTTTTTGGACCTTCTATGATTCCCAAAAGGGAAGAGTATTTAGCAGAGATGTCAGCTTCTGACTCCTTTTCTTGTTAA
- the LOC102617449 gene encoding ADP-ribosylation factor encodes MGLSFTKLFSRLFAKKEMRILMVGLDAAGKTTILYKLKLGEIVTTIPTIGFNVETVEYKNISFTVWDVGGQDKIRPLWRHYFQNTQGLIFVVDSNDRDRVVEARDELHRMLNEDELRDAVLLVFANKQDLPNAMNAAEITDKLGLHSLRQRHWYIQSTCATSGEGLYEGLDWLSNNIANKA; translated from the exons ATGGGGCTGTCTTTCACCAAGCTTTTCAGCAGGCTTTTTGCTAAGAAAGAGATGAGAATTCTCATGGTAGGTCTCGATGCAGCTGGTAAGACTACTATCCTGTACAAGCTTAAGCTCGGAGAGATCGTCACCACCATTCCTACCATTG GATTTAATGTAGAGACCGTTGAGTATAAGAACATCAGCTTTACTGTCTGGGATGTCGGGGGTCAAGACAAG ATCCGACCTTTGTGGAGACATTATTTCCAAAACACCCAAGGACTCATCTTTGTGGTTGACAGTAATGATCGCGACCGTGTGGTAGAAGCTAGGGATGAGTTGCACAGAATGTTGAATGAG GATGAATTGAGAGATGCTGTGCTGCTTGTATTTGCTAACAAGCAAGATCTTCCAAATGCAATGAATGCTGCTGAGATAACTGACAAGCTTGGCCTTCACTCTCTTCGCCAGCGCCACTG GTATATCCAGAGCACATGTGCCACTTCTGGTGAAGGGCTGTATGAGGGACTTGACTGGCTCTCAAACAACATTGCAAACAAG GCATAG
- the LOC102617927 gene encoding nitrogen regulatory protein P-II homolog, with protein MAAIANPASFTPLNFSSHLKELPLVNFGSVRPSLRISRLSRLKCTRNVSNLHVIRAQSSPDYIPDSKFYKVEAILRPWRVQQVSSALLNMGIRGVTVSDVRGFGAQGGSTERHGGSEFSEDKFVAKVKMEIVVSKDQVEGVIDKIMEEARTGEIGDGKIFLVPVSDVIRVRTGERGEKAERMAGGWSDISSAV; from the exons ATGGCTGCAATTGCAAACCCAGCCTCGTTTACTCCGCTCAACTTCTCTTCTCATCTCAAAGAACTTCCTCTTGTAAATTTCGGCTCCGTGCGGCCAAGTTTGAGAATTTCTCGACTTTCTAGGCTCAAATGCACAAGAAATGTATCAAATCTTCATGTTATCAGAGCCCAGAGCTCACCTG ATTATATTCCTGATTCTAAGTTTTACAAAGTGGAAGCCATTCTCAG GCCCTGGAGAGTCCAGCAGGTTTCTTCG GCTTTGCTGAATATGGGTATCCGTGGTGTCACGGTTTCTGATGTTCGAGGTTTTGGTGCTCAAGGTGGCTCAACAGAAAGGCATGGTG GCTCTGAATTTTCTGAGGATAAATTTGTTGCTAAAGTGAAGATGGAGATTGTGGTGAGCAAAGACCAG GTGGAAGGagtaattgataaaattatggAGGAGGCAAGGACTGGAGAAATTGGTGACGGCAAGATTTTTT TGGTACCTGTCTCAGATGTCATAAGAGTTCGAACTG GTGAACGAGGTGAAAAAGCTGAAAGGATGGCAGGAGGATGGTCGGACATATCTTCAGCTGTGTGA
- the LOC102618208 gene encoding uncharacterized protein LOC102618208: MAASAEEERGEFVYRISTASEWEELQKNGSTFGGELDKSSGCFHLSKLDQVQPTLQNFFLNSKEDLYLLQIGAKKLGDGLIYELVDGLNSFPHFYGPSRSFAPLPLDVVTKADKLSLSDGRFSCSLLN; this comes from the exons ATGGCTGCGAGTGCGGAAGAAGAACGTGGAGAGTTTGTGTACAGGATCAGTACAGCTAGTGAGTGGGAAGAGTTGCAGAAAAATGGATCTACTTTCGGAGGCGAACTTGATAAATCCTCCGGTTGCTTCCATCTCAGCAAGCTCGACCAG GTGCAACCAACATTGCAGAACTTCTTTTTGAACTCTAAGGAGGATTTGTACCTGCTACAGATTGGTGCTAAAAAG CTTGGCGATGGATTGATATATGAACTTGTGGATGGTTTGAACAGCTTCCCTCATTTCTACGGTCCATCTAGAAGTTTTGCTCCTCTCCCATTAGATGTGGTTACAAAAGCAGACAAATTGTCTCTATCAGATGGTCGATTTAGCTGTAGTCTCCTGAATTAA